The DNA region GAAGGATATCGCCAGCTTCCTCTGGGCCAGTGGAGGAAGGACGGAAGTAGAGTCGCCGTATCGCCTAAGAGCATGGCCACTGGAGAGTATGAATTACCCCCCTGGTTGAAAAAATAGTTTTAATGGTTGGGGGTCAAGGAGAGATTTCTTCTCTTTGGCCTCCTTCTCCTTCCTTAGCAGAGGTTGCTCGATAATTCGCTCCAACAGATGTGCCGGAACGAAAGAGCTGGCCACCGATTAATCTACCTTCTTGAGTACCCGGAAGTTGCCTGCAAAGGAAGATAATTTTTTTAGCGAATTCCTTTGCCCGAATTTTCAACTGTTCAGGGTCCATTATTTGCCCCATCGAAAGAGCGTTCAGATTAGTTTCTGTATTCTAAATCTACAATCTGCATTCTGAAATCTGCAATCTACATTCTGCAATCAATAGTGTGCCAGTCCAACAGTGAGTCCTCCGCATATAAAAATCGCCTGGCCAGTGATGAAGGAAGCTTCGTCAGATGCTAAGAAAGATACCAGGTTGGCCACGTCCTCCGGCTGCCCCACTCTTTTCAGGGGAATACCATCGATAATCGCCTTCGTTCGGGGACTTTCCATGGGGTTGGCGGCCTTGAATAGCTCGGTGGCAATCGGCCCCGGCCCAATATAATTCACATTAATATTGTATTGAGCAAGTTCAAGCGCCCAGGTACGGGTTACCCCAATCAGTGCTGCCTTGGTGGCGCCATATACTGTCCTCAGCTCTTTACCAAGGCTGGCGCGGGAGCCGATGTTAATGATTTTCCCATACCGTTGTATTTTCATCGTAGGTAGTACGGCCCGAGTGCAGAAAAAGGTTCCCTTGAGGTTTACGTTAACCACCTCATCCCAATCTCCATCCTGCACATCCTCCAGAAGTGCCGGCTTGACGATTCCGGCATTGTTGACCAGGATGTCTATTCTTCCGAAATGTTCCATCGTTTGCTTAACTGCCCGGTCCACTTCGTCTCTGTGGCTTACATCCGCCAATATGGTCAAGGCATTCCCCCCCAGGGCTTTTAACTCCTTGGCGGTCTTTTCGGATTCATCGGGTAGTATATCCAAGAAAGAAAT from Deltaproteobacteria bacterium includes:
- a CDS encoding 3-oxoacyl-ACP reductase family protein, translating into MNQGKLQNRVALITGAARGIGKATAKKLIQEGASISFLDILPDESEKTAKELKALGGNALTILADVSHRDEVDRAVKQTMEHFGRIDILVNNAGIVKPALLEDVQDGDWDEVVNVNLKGTFFCTRAVLPTMKIQRYGKIINIGSRASLGKELRTVYGATKAALIGVTRTWALELAQYNINVNYIGPGPIATELFKAANPMESPRTKAIIDGIPLKRVGQPEDVANLVSFLASDEASFITGQAIFICGGLTVGLAHY